The Acidobacteriota bacterium genomic interval GCGGTAGATCTCCCGGTTCAACAGGTTGCTCACCACCACCTGCGGGTCGTCCTCCAGCGCCTCCAACCGGGTCAGTGCCTTCTCCCGCTCCAGGCCGAATCGTTGCCGGGGGAAGGTGGGGCGGGAAAGCATCTGGGCCGCCAGATCGAGTCCTTCCGGCAGATCGCGGTCCCTGAGATGGAGCGAGATCCCGGTCAGTTCATGTTGGCAGTAGGTGGAGAGGTTGCCGCCCGCGTCCTCCACCAGGCGGGAAATGTCGTCGGCCCGGTATTTGGCCGTTCCTTCCTCCAACATCCGTGAAGCAAGGGCCGCCAGTCCCGGCTGCCGGAGCGGGTTCTGGTCGGTGCCGGCGAGAACGAAGGCGTTGACCGAAACTACGGGCAGGCGGTCGTTTCGACAGGTGAGGAGGACCAGTCCGTTGTTCCAGACCCGTCGTTGGAATCCGTCCAGAACCATTTTCGATACTCTCGGCTGCGGGTTGGGCTATCCGGTCTCCACGACGCCGACCGTCCAGCGCCGTCCGGACCAGTGTCCGGCCGCGGCCGCCATGACCTCCTCGGCGGTCAGCCGGGAGATTCGCTCCACGTAGTCGTTCCAGTATCCCGGGCGCTGCAGCGCTTCCATGGAGGCCAGTTGCATGCATTGGTCGAATGTCGTTTCCAGTTCGAAAAGAGACTGGTTGATGCACTGGTTCTTGGCCCGGATCAACTCGTCCCGGGTCAGCGGTTCGGTGCACAGTTGCATGAGTTCGTGGACGAGGAGTTCCTCGGTCTGCTGCAGGTCGGCATTCTCGCGCAACTCCAGGCGGATCAGCAGGAGGTAGGGGTCGAAGGTGTCGCCCATTTCGGTATGGACCAGGGACGCCAGTTGGGTCTCTTCGACGAATTTCCTGTAGAGGCGTGAAAGCCGGCCCTCGGAGAGCACCCGGTCCAGGATCTGAAAGGCGTCGTGGTCACTCTGGTGAATGGAGGGGGCGGGCAGGGCCACCAGCATTTTGGGTACCCGGCTCCGGCGCCGGACTTTGATCCTGACCCGGCCGCTGTCCGCCGCCTCCCGGGGCGGACCCGGCGGCGGCGGAAGACCGGTGGATGTCTGACGGAAGAGCCGCTCCACCGTCCGGAGAGTGAAGTCCGGGTCCGTGTCGCCGGCGACGGCCAGCACGGCGTTCCCGGGGACGTAGTACCGGCGGTAGTGCTCCACCATCTGCTCCACGGTCAGCGCCTCGATGTCCCGGCTCATTCCGATGATGGGGAAGCGGTACGGGTGCCGCTCGAAAGCCGTCAACTCGACCGACCGGCGAAGTGCGCCCCAGGGATGGTCCTGTTCCATTCTGGATTCTTCGAGGATCACCTGCCGCTCCAGTTCGAACTCCTGGGGGTCGAAACGATTGTTCGACATCCGGTCGGACTCGATTTCCAGAGCGCAAACCCATCGGTCGGAGGCAAAGCTGAAAAAGTAGCCGGTATAGTCCTGCGTGGTGAAGGCGTTGTTGGAGCCCCCATGGAGCGCCGTGATCCGGTCGATCTCTCCGGGGCCGTAGCGTCCGGTGCCCTTGAACATCATGTGTTCCAGGAAATGGGAAATGCCGGTCCGGCCTGCAACCTCCACTCTGGATCCCACCCGGTAACAGACCATGGTGGTGACGACAGGACTGGTGGGGTCCGGGCGCACCAGCAGGGTCAGACCGTTGTCGAGACGGTAGCGATGGACCGGAGGAACCCGGAAGCCGGGGGTTTGTCCCTTCAAGACCGGTTCCTTTCGGGGATGTCCCTTCTCCCGGCAACCGGAGATCGAACGATCTCTTTTGCGCCGCGCTCGCGGGACACTGATACAATGTTCCGATCCATGAGGAATCCAGTCCAGCACTCCGGCTCCCGTCCCGGCAGGGCGATCCGGACGCTTCCGATCCTGGCCGCTGTCATCGCCATGATTATAGCGTCAGCTCCCGGCGCGCCGACGGTGAAGCTGGCGAAGTTGAGCGTTCCTTCGTTCGAGCGGAAGTCCCTGCTCAACGGGATGGAGGTGCTGATGCTCCCGCCCGGCCCGTCGCGCCGGTCCTTCCGTCT includes:
- a CDS encoding pitrilysin family protein; the encoded protein is MKGQTPGFRVPPVHRYRLDNGLTLLVRPDPTSPVVTTMVCYRVGSRVEVAGRTGISHFLEHMMFKGTGRYGPGEIDRITALHGGSNNAFTTQDYTGYFFSFASDRWVCALEIESDRMSNNRFDPQEFELERQVILEESRMEQDHPWGALRRSVELTAFERHPYRFPIIGMSRDIEALTVEQMVEHYRRYYVPGNAVLAVAGDTDPDFTLRTVERLFRQTSTGLPPPPGPPREAADSGRVRIKVRRRSRVPKMLVALPAPSIHQSDHDAFQILDRVLSEGRLSRLYRKFVEETQLASLVHTEMGDTFDPYLLLIRLELRENADLQQTEELLVHELMQLCTEPLTRDELIRAKNQCINQSLFELETTFDQCMQLASMEALQRPGYWNDYVERISRLTAEEVMAAAAGHWSGRRWTVGVVETG